In a genomic window of Aeromonas veronii:
- a CDS encoding ABC transporter substrate-binding protein → MRISLLLLLLSTLSLPLWAANILVISSYHPEYLWDQSYNEGLRKGLQGEHQISHFYMDTKRHPREAFDGIAQRAIAFYLKNKPDLVLLGDDNAINYLANEIASLGTPVVFLGMNENPRLKGFVGHPKITGVLERPLLKRNISEMSQLMGGLDKALVLFDASQVALTAIEDEFKTQTELRVGQTRVYSQLLGEYDLWQEAVLNSKKNGYGAIFLGLYHTLLDENGKHVDEKTVLEWTSRHSPVPVFCFWEFTVGKGMAIGGLVLDGKDQGLQAAALINTILAGALPKTLSPRAALRGEYLFSKSELARWQLTLPDKWRHKILWRE, encoded by the coding sequence ATGCGTATCTCCCTGCTGTTGCTACTGCTCTCCACCCTCTCCCTACCACTTTGGGCCGCCAACATTCTGGTGATCAGCAGCTACCATCCCGAATACCTGTGGGACCAAAGCTACAATGAAGGTCTGCGCAAGGGGTTGCAGGGAGAGCACCAGATCTCTCACTTCTATATGGACACCAAACGCCATCCGCGGGAGGCGTTCGACGGCATCGCCCAACGGGCCATCGCTTTTTATCTGAAGAACAAACCGGATTTGGTGCTGCTGGGCGATGACAATGCCATCAACTATCTAGCCAACGAGATCGCCTCGCTGGGTACCCCGGTAGTCTTTCTCGGCATGAACGAAAATCCCCGGCTCAAAGGCTTTGTCGGCCACCCCAAGATCACCGGCGTGCTGGAACGTCCCCTGCTCAAACGCAATATCAGCGAGATGAGCCAGCTGATGGGGGGGCTCGACAAGGCGCTGGTACTGTTTGATGCCAGCCAGGTCGCCCTCACCGCCATCGAGGATGAGTTCAAAACCCAGACCGAACTGCGCGTCGGCCAGACCCGGGTCTACAGCCAGCTGCTCGGCGAGTATGACCTCTGGCAGGAGGCGGTGCTCAACAGCAAGAAAAACGGATATGGCGCCATCTTCCTCGGCCTCTACCACACGCTGCTGGATGAAAATGGCAAGCATGTGGATGAGAAGACGGTATTGGAGTGGACCAGCCGACACAGCCCGGTGCCGGTTTTCTGCTTCTGGGAGTTCACCGTGGGCAAGGGGATGGCCATCGGCGGGCTGGTGCTCGATGGCAAGGATCAGGGGCTGCAGGCTGCAGCGCTCATCAACACCATACTGGCGGGAGCGCTGCCCAAAACCCTCTCCCCGCGGGCCGCCCTGCGTGGCGAGTATCTCTTCAGCAAGAGCGAGCTGGCCCGCTGGCAGCTCACCCTGCCCGACAAATGGCGCCACAAGATCCTCTGGCGTGAGTGA